In Streptomyces sp. DG2A-72, one genomic interval encodes:
- a CDS encoding cation:proton antiporter subunit C, translating to MIASHYVYWTFFALMLIGLYVVISHGNLLKKLIGLSLFQVGVFLFYIGLGKRDGGSAPIISDDVETYSHPLPQVLILTAIVVGVATLAVGLALAVRIFEAYGTVEEDEVLERDSADRVAEHDRERAAERDGGGT from the coding sequence ATGATCGCGTCCCACTACGTCTACTGGACGTTCTTCGCCCTGATGCTGATCGGGCTCTACGTCGTCATCAGCCACGGCAACCTGCTGAAGAAACTGATCGGCCTCAGCCTCTTCCAGGTCGGGGTCTTCCTCTTCTACATCGGCCTCGGCAAGAGGGACGGGGGAAGTGCGCCGATCATCTCGGACGATGTCGAGACCTACTCCCACCCCCTGCCGCAGGTACTGATCCTCACCGCCATCGTGGTCGGCGTCGCCACCCTCGCCGTGGGCCTGGCCCTGGCCGTGCGCATCTTCGAGGCGTACGGCACCGTCGAGGAGGACGAGGTACTCGAACGCGACAGCGCCGACCGCGTCGCCGAGCACGACCGTGAGCGCGCAGCCGAGCGCGACGGCGGCGGAACATGA
- a CDS encoding monovalent cation/H+ antiporter subunit D family protein translates to MTGQLPVLQVAAPLLCAPLCVLLRSRLVAWLLFLAAALASLTCAVWLAERVEETGALRYAMGDWQAPYGIEFVVNGFNTPVLLLVSLTAVVVAVYGRRSVAAELDARRATLLYACLCLALAGLLGLAITGDVFNAFVFLEISSLSTYTMIAMGRRRQALLAGFRYLVIGTIGATFMLIGIGLAYAVTGTLNMADLAQRLTGGHDNRALQAAVVFVFVGLAVKMAVFPLHAWLPAAYAEAPSVVSTFVAATGTKVAVYVFCRFAFTVFGASLVFGSMPVDRIGLLLACLGILAGSAAACFQDDLRYVLAWSSVAQVGYIVAGVSLATAVGVSAAYLHMIMHAVTKAALFAIAGLLLLRLGSVRLSALAGIGRRMPWTFAAFVVAGLGLVGVPPTAGFVSKWALVTALVERDQWPVAVAMLAGSLLALVYVGRVVEVAWFREPPDGAEPPRPPASMVAAIWFLVLLSVYFGIDASLPAHLADAAAEALLGNGGG, encoded by the coding sequence ATGACGGGTCAGCTGCCAGTGCTTCAGGTGGCGGCCCCCCTGCTCTGCGCGCCGCTGTGCGTGCTGCTGCGCTCCCGGCTCGTGGCGTGGCTGCTGTTCCTCGCCGCCGCCCTGGCCTCGCTGACCTGTGCCGTCTGGCTGGCCGAGCGCGTGGAGGAGACCGGGGCGCTCCGGTACGCGATGGGTGACTGGCAGGCGCCGTACGGCATCGAGTTCGTGGTCAACGGCTTCAACACCCCCGTGCTGCTGCTGGTGTCGCTGACCGCCGTGGTCGTCGCGGTCTACGGCCGTCGCAGTGTCGCGGCGGAACTCGACGCCAGGCGCGCAACGCTGCTGTACGCGTGCCTGTGCCTCGCCCTGGCCGGGCTGCTGGGCTTGGCGATCACCGGGGATGTGTTCAACGCGTTCGTCTTCCTCGAGATCAGCTCGCTGTCGACGTACACGATGATCGCCATGGGGCGTCGTCGACAGGCCCTGCTGGCCGGTTTCCGCTACCTGGTGATCGGCACCATCGGGGCGACGTTCATGCTGATCGGAATCGGCCTGGCCTACGCGGTCACCGGCACCCTGAACATGGCCGACCTGGCACAGCGGCTCACGGGCGGTCACGACAACCGCGCGCTGCAGGCCGCCGTGGTCTTCGTCTTCGTCGGTCTCGCGGTCAAGATGGCCGTCTTCCCGCTGCATGCCTGGCTGCCGGCGGCCTATGCCGAGGCGCCGTCCGTCGTGAGCACGTTCGTCGCCGCTACGGGAACCAAAGTCGCGGTCTACGTGTTCTGCCGGTTCGCGTTCACCGTCTTCGGCGCGTCGCTGGTGTTCGGGTCGATGCCCGTCGACCGGATCGGCCTGCTCCTGGCCTGTCTGGGAATTCTGGCGGGCTCCGCCGCCGCGTGCTTCCAGGACGACCTGAGGTATGTGCTGGCCTGGTCCAGCGTCGCGCAGGTCGGCTACATCGTGGCCGGAGTCAGCCTGGCCACCGCCGTCGGTGTTTCCGCCGCGTATCTGCACATGATCATGCACGCGGTGACCAAGGCCGCGCTGTTCGCGATCGCCGGGCTGCTGTTGCTGCGGCTCGGCTCGGTCCGGCTTTCGGCGCTGGCCGGAATCGGCCGCCGGATGCCCTGGACGTTCGCCGCTTTCGTGGTGGCCGGTCTCGGCCTGGTCGGAGTTCCACCGACCGCGGGCTTCGTCAGCAAGTGGGCGCTGGTGACGGCGCTGGTCGAGCGGGACCAGTGGCCCGTGGCCGTGGCCATGCTGGCCGGCTCGCTGCTCGCCCTGGTCTACGTCGGTCGCGTCGTCGAGGTCGCCTGGTTCCGCGAACCGCCCGACGGGGCCGAACCGCCGCGCCCGCCGGCGTCGATGGTCGCGGCCATCTGGTTCCTCGTCCTGCTGTCGGTCTACTTCGGGATCGACGCGTCCCTGCCGGCCCACCTTGCCGACGCCGCGGCCGAGGCGCTGCTCGGAAACGGGGGTGGCTGA
- a CDS encoding proton-conducting transporter membrane subunit, whose translation MAELATAWTSPDQAAALPAVVAIPLLACGAVLLLRHRPIARDAASVAFGLALAGVVLALWAVADDGLRFELWTWLPGLSLEFALEPLGLLFASVAAVLWPVTTVYAAGYLRAAGEPALDRFFAFFALTIACAMWIALSANLVTLLIGYELMTLATWPLVAHHGGAQARRAARTYVVVLLVTSVGLLLPAIVWTWVLAGSTDFRAGGILAGEAGSGVLTLLFALYLFGIGKAALMPVHRWLPAAMVAPVPVSALLHAVAVVKAGAFTVLKVTLYVFGLDTLRDTGAAEPMTWVAAFTLIAAAIVAIRSDDLKRRLAYSTVSQLAYIVLAATLAHEIATAGGALHMVTHAVGKITLFLCAGAIAVTAGKTRVSELDGLGRAMPWTFAAFLTASVSIIGLPPTGGTWSKWLMLLGTAEADQVVPLVVLLVGSLLAVAYLMPIAVRAFLRPSADLPAHGEAPPVMTGPLTLTALGCVALFFGADAVLEPLARTLEVP comes from the coding sequence GTGGCTGAGCTGGCCACCGCCTGGACCTCCCCCGACCAAGCCGCCGCCCTTCCGGCCGTGGTGGCCATTCCCCTGCTGGCCTGCGGTGCCGTACTGCTCCTGCGGCACCGGCCGATCGCACGTGATGCCGCTTCGGTGGCCTTCGGCCTCGCGCTGGCGGGCGTGGTCCTCGCCCTGTGGGCCGTGGCCGACGACGGGCTGCGGTTCGAGCTGTGGACGTGGCTGCCCGGTCTGTCACTGGAGTTCGCGCTCGAACCGCTGGGCCTGCTGTTCGCCTCGGTCGCCGCCGTGCTCTGGCCGGTGACCACGGTCTACGCCGCCGGTTACCTGCGCGCGGCGGGGGAGCCCGCCCTGGACAGGTTCTTCGCCTTCTTCGCGCTGACGATCGCCTGTGCGATGTGGATCGCGCTGTCCGCCAACCTGGTCACCCTGCTCATCGGCTACGAACTCATGACCCTGGCGACCTGGCCCCTGGTGGCACACCACGGCGGCGCACAGGCCCGGCGCGCGGCACGCACGTACGTGGTGGTGCTGCTGGTCACCTCCGTCGGACTGTTGCTGCCCGCGATCGTCTGGACGTGGGTCCTGGCCGGCAGCACCGACTTCCGGGCCGGGGGCATCCTGGCCGGTGAGGCCGGTTCGGGGGTGCTCACCCTGCTCTTCGCGCTCTACCTGTTCGGCATCGGCAAGGCGGCGCTGATGCCCGTGCACCGCTGGCTGCCCGCCGCGATGGTGGCCCCCGTCCCGGTGTCGGCGCTGCTGCACGCGGTGGCCGTGGTCAAGGCCGGGGCCTTCACGGTCCTCAAGGTCACCCTGTACGTGTTCGGCCTGGACACCCTGCGCGACACGGGTGCCGCGGAGCCGATGACGTGGGTGGCCGCGTTCACGCTGATCGCCGCCGCGATCGTGGCGATACGGTCGGACGACCTCAAGCGCCGACTGGCCTACTCGACCGTCAGCCAGCTCGCCTACATCGTGCTGGCCGCGACGCTGGCCCACGAGATCGCCACCGCGGGAGGCGCCCTGCACATGGTCACCCACGCGGTCGGCAAGATCACCCTGTTCCTGTGCGCGGGCGCGATCGCCGTCACGGCCGGGAAGACCCGCGTCAGCGAGCTCGACGGGCTCGGCCGCGCGATGCCGTGGACGTTCGCGGCGTTTCTGACGGCCTCGGTCTCGATCATCGGCCTGCCTCCGACGGGCGGAACCTGGAGCAAGTGGCTGATGCTCCTCGGCACGGCCGAGGCGGACCAGGTCGTGCCGCTCGTGGTGCTGCTCGTCGGCTCGCTGCTCGCCGTGGCGTATCTGATGCCGATCGCGGTGCGCGCGTTCCTGCGACCGTCGGCGGACTTGCCGGCGCACGGCGAGGCCCCGCCCGTGATGACCGGGCCGCTCACCCTGACCGCGCTCGGCTGCGTCGCGCTGTTCTTCGGCGCGGACGCCGTGCTCGAACCGCTGGCCAGGACGCTGGAGGTGCCATGA
- a CDS encoding Na(+)/H(+) antiporter subunit D: MTSPALLLMLGAAGVPLLRGRLRSVLMLLLPVAGLVMLWLLPEGPGADFAVFGLELTPVRIDALSRLFATGFLAAALLISIYALHLGDPLQQALIPLYAGTAIGGALAGDLVTLFVFWELAGLSSVFLIWAGRTERSYRAGMRYLVAQLISGLLMLAGIALRVQAGEGIEFGYLGLNGPGDALILLAVGIKCAFPLLHAWLTDTYPEATVVGAVALSPFTTKLAVYVLARGFPGTDLLIWVGAAMTVFPIFYAVIENDLRRVLAYSMINQLGFMVAGVGVGGALGINGASAHAVADMVFKSLLFMAMGAVLLRTGTTKGSELGGLYKSMPQTAALCMVGAASISAFPLFSAFVTKSMIMEAVGQEHLTVVWLLLLFASAGVFHHAGIKIPYFAFFAQDRGHRVAEAPLNMRVAMTLAALICVGIGVAPNLLYELLPHPVDYVPYTTPHVINQLQLLLLASMAFTLLVRTGLYPPELRSVNVDADVVYRRVLPHTWHVLSRAVSHLRRSLGPPLRDRSGTLWSATTRPLRPEAKLTTPWSTHLMVWWAVFLVGTVLFLTLL; the protein is encoded by the coding sequence ATGACTAGCCCTGCTCTGCTGCTGATGCTCGGCGCGGCCGGTGTGCCGTTGCTGCGCGGCCGGCTGCGCAGCGTCCTGATGCTGCTGCTCCCGGTGGCGGGCCTGGTCATGCTGTGGCTGCTGCCTGAGGGCCCCGGCGCCGACTTCGCTGTCTTCGGCCTGGAGCTGACCCCGGTACGGATCGACGCCCTGTCCCGCCTGTTCGCCACCGGCTTCCTGGCCGCCGCCCTGCTGATCTCGATCTACGCCCTGCACCTGGGGGACCCGCTGCAGCAGGCGCTCATCCCGCTCTACGCCGGCACCGCGATCGGCGGAGCACTCGCCGGTGACCTGGTGACCCTGTTCGTGTTCTGGGAACTCGCCGGCCTGTCGTCGGTCTTCCTGATCTGGGCAGGCCGCACCGAACGCAGCTACCGCGCGGGGATGCGCTACCTGGTCGCGCAGCTGATCTCCGGGCTGCTGATGCTGGCCGGAATCGCGCTACGGGTCCAGGCCGGCGAGGGCATCGAGTTCGGCTACCTCGGGCTGAACGGCCCCGGAGACGCCCTGATCCTGCTCGCGGTAGGCATCAAGTGCGCCTTCCCGCTGCTGCACGCCTGGCTGACCGACACCTACCCGGAGGCCACGGTCGTCGGCGCGGTGGCACTGTCGCCGTTCACCACCAAACTCGCGGTCTACGTACTGGCACGCGGCTTCCCGGGCACCGACCTGCTGATCTGGGTCGGCGCCGCCATGACGGTCTTCCCGATCTTCTACGCCGTGATCGAGAACGACCTGCGCCGGGTGCTTGCCTACAGCATGATCAACCAGCTGGGGTTCATGGTCGCGGGTGTCGGCGTCGGCGGCGCTCTCGGGATCAACGGCGCGAGCGCGCACGCCGTGGCGGACATGGTGTTCAAGAGCCTGCTGTTCATGGCCATGGGCGCGGTGCTTCTGCGTACGGGCACCACCAAGGGCTCCGAACTCGGCGGCCTGTACAAGTCCATGCCCCAGACGGCGGCCCTGTGCATGGTCGGTGCGGCGTCCATCTCCGCGTTCCCGCTGTTCTCCGCGTTCGTCACCAAGTCGATGATCATGGAGGCGGTCGGACAGGAACACCTGACCGTGGTCTGGCTGCTCCTCCTCTTCGCCTCGGCCGGCGTGTTCCACCACGCCGGCATCAAGATCCCGTACTTCGCCTTCTTCGCCCAGGACCGGGGCCACCGAGTGGCCGAGGCCCCGCTCAACATGCGCGTGGCCATGACGCTGGCCGCGCTGATCTGCGTAGGCATCGGGGTGGCGCCGAACCTTCTGTACGAGCTCCTCCCGCACCCGGTGGACTACGTGCCCTACACCACCCCACACGTGATCAACCAGCTGCAACTGCTCCTGCTCGCCTCGATGGCCTTCACGCTGCTGGTCCGCACCGGCCTTTACCCACCGGAACTCCGTTCCGTCAACGTCGACGCGGACGTGGTCTACCGGCGTGTGCTGCCGCACACCTGGCACGTACTCTCCCGCGCCGTCTCCCACCTGCGCCGCAGCCTGGGCCCGCCGCTACGCGACCGCAGCGGCACCTTGTGGAGCGCGACCACCCGCCCGCTGCGACCGGAGGCAAAGCTGACGACTCCGTGGTCGACCCACCTGATGGTCTGGTGGGCTGTCTTCCTGGTGGGGACCGTGCTCTTTCTGACACTGCTGTAG
- a CDS encoding SulP family inorganic anion transporter codes for MLSTEMGPMFQRVAKEILSGLTVAIVALPLAIAFGITATGTSEGALVGLYGAIFAGFFAAVFGGTPGQVTGPTGPITVVATGVIAAHGLEGAFLAFIMAGAFQILFGLCRLGSLIRYIPHPVVSGFMGGIALIIILGELDQVQSSFLVVTGTIVLMLASARVIKSIPASLIALVLMTVALRFMDSLLQDVHVGPVPLNTAIDYIGKIPESIPSVTVPEISGSLILTLVLPALSIALLGSIDSLLTSVVMDNITGNRHRSNKELIGQGLGNAASGLFGGLASAGATVRSVVNVRSGGRTALSAATHSAILLALVVGLGSVVQYIPLAVLSGILMVTAFGMFDWEGLRKAHVSPRGDVVVMLATMIITVVVDLTVAVAVGVALALVVHVLKSRRRKAAVVHDGADTYRVDGPLSFLSVDHVFTTLRDDRPALSLSLKDVDYMDMSGAKALLTFIDHSHESGVELGIKDLPPHVESRLIALADEEQRHRLKTVVNNRLATETS; via the coding sequence ATGCTGTCGACCGAAATGGGGCCGATGTTTCAGCGCGTCGCCAAAGAGATCCTTTCCGGCCTGACCGTGGCGATAGTGGCACTGCCGCTGGCCATCGCCTTCGGCATCACCGCGACCGGCACCTCCGAGGGTGCGCTCGTCGGGCTGTACGGCGCAATCTTCGCCGGGTTCTTCGCCGCAGTGTTCGGTGGTACGCCCGGCCAGGTGACTGGCCCCACAGGCCCCATCACCGTCGTCGCCACCGGAGTCATCGCCGCTCATGGACTTGAGGGTGCGTTCCTCGCGTTCATCATGGCCGGCGCGTTCCAGATCCTGTTCGGGCTGTGCAGGCTCGGATCACTGATCCGCTACATCCCCCACCCCGTGGTGTCGGGTTTCATGGGCGGGATCGCGCTGATCATCATCCTCGGCGAACTGGACCAGGTGCAGAGCAGTTTCCTGGTGGTGACCGGCACGATCGTGCTCATGCTCGCGTCCGCACGAGTGATCAAGTCGATTCCGGCGAGTCTGATCGCGCTCGTGCTCATGACCGTGGCCCTGCGGTTCATGGACTCGCTCTTGCAAGACGTACACGTCGGACCGGTCCCGCTCAACACGGCGATCGACTACATAGGCAAGATCCCGGAATCGATACCCTCAGTCACCGTCCCCGAGATCAGCGGGTCGTTGATCCTCACCCTCGTCCTGCCCGCGCTCAGCATCGCCCTGCTGGGCTCGATCGACTCTCTGCTGACCTCAGTCGTCATGGACAACATCACCGGCAACCGGCATCGCAGCAACAAGGAACTGATCGGCCAGGGACTCGGCAACGCCGCCAGCGGCCTGTTCGGGGGCCTGGCCAGCGCCGGCGCGACCGTCAGGTCCGTCGTCAACGTCAGAAGCGGCGGCCGCACCGCGCTGTCGGCGGCCACGCACAGCGCCATTCTCCTCGCTCTTGTGGTCGGCCTTGGGAGCGTGGTGCAGTACATCCCCCTCGCCGTGCTGTCAGGGATCCTGATGGTGACCGCGTTCGGGATGTTCGACTGGGAGGGCCTGCGCAAGGCGCATGTCTCTCCGAGGGGTGACGTCGTGGTGATGCTCGCGACGATGATCATCACTGTCGTCGTCGACCTGACCGTGGCGGTCGCCGTGGGAGTCGCCCTGGCGCTGGTCGTTCACGTCCTGAAGTCGCGTCGGCGGAAAGCCGCGGTCGTCCACGACGGCGCCGACACCTACCGCGTCGACGGGCCGCTGTCGTTCCTCTCCGTCGACCATGTCTTCACCACGCTGCGCGACGATCGGCCGGCCCTGTCGCTGAGCCTGAAGGACGTGGATTACATGGACATGTCCGGGGCGAAGGCGCTGCTGACCTTCATCGATCACTCGCACGAGTCCGGCGTCGAACTCGGCATCAAAGACCTGCCTCCGCATGTCGAGAGCAGACTGATCGCACTCGCGGACGAGGAACAACGTCACCGGCTCAAAACCGTCGTCAACAACCGCCTGGCCACTGAGACTTCCTGA
- a CDS encoding DUF3040 domain-containing protein: MSPGRDEEHVLAQLERRLAQDDPALAATMDALNEQFSDKPEAQSADGHEEEEKERKRGKQHNRWLTAVTVFAVIAFLGLFLIAVLNSDPRQADKDPGPPKGLAPGVSVHTRRRRPPTHRVVGAVHHGSLK, translated from the coding sequence ATGAGCCCCGGGAGGGACGAGGAACACGTCCTCGCACAGCTTGAACGACGCCTTGCCCAGGACGATCCCGCCCTGGCCGCGACCATGGACGCGCTCAACGAGCAGTTCTCCGACAAGCCCGAAGCGCAGTCCGCCGACGGCCATGAGGAAGAGGAGAAGGAGAGGAAGAGGGGGAAGCAGCACAACCGGTGGCTGACGGCCGTCACCGTGTTCGCCGTCATCGCCTTCCTGGGCCTCTTCCTCATCGCCGTGCTCAACAGCGATCCGCGTCAGGCGGACAAGGACCCCGGACCTCCGAAGGGTCTCGCTCCAGGAGTGTCCGTACACACCCGGCGCCGCCGCCCGCCCACCCACCGAGTCGTAGGGGCGGTCCACCATGGGTCCCTGAAGTGA
- a CDS encoding LysR family transcriptional regulator substrate-binding protein — translation MRSASWSANSAENSFTASRTVSHSPRRAKRSSSRPGRCCAIRPRPVPWSVTSSGSAAGGLDIVSQTTLSVDPLAGMLGRCHRAHPKVSVRVVDPEQGPAVAHMVAAGQCELGLVDASVPTTDLRGMDLPEQEMHIVLPPDHPHPPGDTITSRELAALDLIVTPDTETRAAVDDVCTALGLTPRIVVETAHRAMIVPLILSGVGASLLPGSMARDAALRGARTLSNRPRLVRHGRLVWRSGPPRTEPHCRYRSCLRPPFKTGSGVFKSAG, via the coding sequence ATGCGATCCGCATCCTGGAGCGCGAATTCGGCGGAAAACTCTTTCACCGCCTCCCGCACGGTGTCGCACTCACCGCGGCGGGCGAAGCGCTCGTCCAGCCGGCCCGGCAGGTGCTGCGCGATCCGACCACGGCCGGTTCCCTGGTCCGTGACGTCCTCGGGCTCAGCGGCGGGCGGGCTCGACATCGTCTCCCAGACGACCCTTTCGGTCGATCCGCTCGCCGGGATGCTGGGGCGTTGCCATCGCGCGCATCCGAAGGTCTCCGTGCGTGTGGTCGACCCGGAGCAGGGCCCTGCCGTGGCGCACATGGTCGCCGCCGGTCAGTGCGAGCTGGGTCTGGTGGACGCCTCGGTACCCACGACGGACCTGCGCGGGATGGACCTGCCCGAGCAGGAGATGCACATCGTGCTGCCCCCGGACCACCCGCATCCGCCGGGCGACACCATCACCTCGCGCGAACTGGCCGCGCTGGACCTGATCGTGACACCGGACACCGAGACCCGGGCGGCGGTGGACGACGTATGCACCGCGCTGGGCCTCACCCCGCGGATCGTGGTCGAGACCGCGCACCGCGCGATGATCGTTCCGCTGATCCTCTCGGGCGTCGGCGCCTCACTCCTGCCCGGTTCCATGGCCCGGGACGCCGCGCTGCGCGGGGCCCGGACGCTGTCCAACCGGCCACGGCTGGTGCGCCACGGCCGACTGGTCTGGCGGTCGGGCCCGCCGAGGACTGAACCCCACTGCCGGTATAGAAGTTGTCTACGGCCCCCATTCAAAACCGGTTCAGGGGTATTCAAGTCGGCTGGTTGA
- a CDS encoding S-(hydroxymethyl)mycothiol dehydrogenase, whose protein sequence is MTHQVRAVVARGKGAPVSLETIIVPDPGPGEALVKIEACGVCHTDLHYREGGINDDFPFLLGHEAAGVVESVGEGVTDVAPGDFVILNWRAVCGQCRACLRGRPWYCFSTHNAKQKMTLLDGTELSPALGIGAFAEKTLVAAGQCTKVDRAASAAAAGLLGCGVMAGIGAAINTGNVGRGDTVAVIGCGGVGDAAVVGADLAGAAKIIAVDIDDRKLAIAKKLGATHTVNSKEADAVEAVRELTGGFGADVVIEAVGRPETYRQAFYARDLAGTVVLVGVPTPEMKLELPLLDVFGRGGSLKSSWYGDCLPSRDFPMLIDLYLQGRLDLDAFVTETIALDEVEKAFERMHGGDVLRSVVVF, encoded by the coding sequence ATGACGCATCAGGTCCGTGCTGTCGTCGCGCGGGGCAAGGGCGCCCCCGTCAGCCTGGAGACGATCATCGTGCCCGACCCGGGTCCGGGGGAGGCGCTGGTGAAGATCGAGGCCTGCGGGGTCTGTCACACCGATCTGCACTATCGCGAGGGCGGCATCAACGACGACTTCCCCTTCCTGCTGGGCCATGAGGCCGCGGGCGTCGTGGAGTCGGTGGGGGAGGGGGTCACCGACGTCGCGCCCGGTGACTTCGTCATCCTGAACTGGCGGGCCGTGTGCGGGCAGTGCCGGGCCTGTCTGCGCGGACGCCCCTGGTACTGCTTCAGCACGCACAACGCCAAGCAGAAGATGACCTTGCTCGACGGCACCGAACTGTCTCCGGCGCTGGGCATCGGCGCGTTCGCGGAGAAGACGCTGGTCGCGGCCGGGCAGTGCACCAAGGTCGACCGGGCCGCGTCCGCGGCTGCCGCCGGACTGCTCGGCTGCGGGGTGATGGCGGGCATCGGCGCGGCCATCAACACCGGCAATGTCGGCCGGGGCGACACCGTGGCGGTCATCGGCTGTGGCGGAGTAGGGGACGCGGCGGTCGTCGGGGCGGACCTGGCGGGCGCGGCGAAGATCATCGCCGTCGACATCGACGACCGGAAGCTGGCCATCGCCAAGAAGCTGGGGGCGACCCACACCGTCAACTCCAAGGAGGCCGACGCCGTCGAGGCGGTCCGCGAGCTGACCGGCGGCTTCGGTGCCGATGTCGTCATCGAGGCGGTCGGCCGGCCGGAGACGTACCGGCAGGCCTTCTACGCCCGCGATCTCGCCGGCACGGTCGTCCTCGTCGGTGTCCCCACTCCGGAGATGAAGCTCGAACTGCCCCTGCTGGACGTCTTCGGCCGGGGCGGGTCGCTGAAGTCCTCCTGGTACGGCGACTGCCTGCCCTCCCGTGACTTCCCGATGCTCATCGACCTCTATCTCCAGGGCCGCCTCGACCTGGACGCCTTCGTCACCGAGACCATCGCCCTGGACGAGGTCGAGAAGGCCTTCGAGCGGATGCACGGCGGCGACGTCCTGCGCTCGGTGGTGGTCTTCTGA
- a CDS encoding MBL fold metallo-hydrolase — MAARTERLVTSGTFSLDGGTWDVDNNVWLIGDDTEVIVVDAAHDADAIAEAVGDRRLKAVVCTHAHNDHIDAAPELAARTGAPILLHADDLPLWKQTHPDRTPDGELTDGQVLTVAGVELTVLHTPGHAPGAVCLYAPALTALFSGDTLFAGGPGATGRSYSHFPTIIDSIRDRLLGLPGDTVVYTGHGETTTVAAEAPHLQEWIDRGF; from the coding sequence ATGGCCGCCCGTACAGAGCGCCTCGTCACCTCGGGCACGTTCTCGCTGGACGGCGGCACGTGGGACGTCGACAACAACGTGTGGCTCATCGGCGACGACACCGAGGTGATCGTCGTCGACGCCGCCCATGATGCCGACGCCATCGCCGAGGCGGTGGGCGACCGGCGCCTCAAAGCCGTCGTGTGCACCCACGCCCACAACGACCACATCGACGCCGCCCCCGAACTCGCGGCGCGCACCGGAGCCCCGATCCTGCTCCATGCGGACGACCTGCCGCTGTGGAAACAGACCCACCCCGACCGGACCCCCGACGGCGAACTCACCGACGGCCAGGTCCTCACGGTGGCGGGCGTAGAACTGACCGTGCTGCACACCCCCGGCCACGCGCCAGGCGCGGTCTGTCTGTACGCCCCTGCCCTGACGGCCCTCTTCAGCGGCGACACGCTCTTCGCGGGCGGGCCGGGGGCGACGGGGCGGTCGTACAGCCATTTCCCCACCATCATCGACTCGATCCGGGACCGGCTGCTCGGCCTGCCGGGCGACACGGTCGTATACACCGGGCACGGGGAGACGACCACCGTCGCAGCCGAGGCCCCGCACCTCCAGGAGTGGATCGACCGGGGCTTCTGA
- a CDS encoding bifunctional 3-phenylpropionate/cinnamic acid dioxygenase ferredoxin subunit, which produces MMIPACPLADLPRGEAFRLEIDPPVTVFHTEDGELFAIDDTCTHQDASLADGWVEDCWVECPLHASKFNLKTGEVDAPPAKLPVRTHEVVVDNGMVYVQLSTTAPNLPHCVVRKLAGSVT; this is translated from the coding sequence ATGATGATTCCCGCGTGCCCTCTGGCGGATCTCCCGCGAGGAGAGGCTTTCCGGCTCGAGATCGACCCGCCCGTCACGGTGTTCCACACCGAGGACGGCGAGCTCTTCGCCATCGACGACACGTGCACCCACCAGGACGCCTCGCTCGCCGACGGCTGGGTGGAGGACTGCTGGGTGGAATGCCCCCTGCATGCCTCGAAGTTCAACCTGAAGACCGGTGAGGTCGACGCCCCGCCGGCCAAGCTCCCCGTCCGGACCCACGAGGTCGTCGTCGACAACGGCATGGTCTACGTGCAGCTGTCCACGACCGCCCCCAACCTGCCGCACTGCGTCGTGCGCAAGCTCGCCGGATCCGTCACGTGA